TTGATGTGGTAAAGCTCGGCAGGGAGACGAGATACCATGAGGAGTTCGCGCCCGCCGGAACCAACGCCAACTTCGTTAAACCCATCGATGAACACAGGATGCTGATCCGAACCTATGAGAGAGGCGTGGAGGATGAGACGCTCGCATGTGGCACGGGATCGATCGCGTCGGCTATCGTCGGCGCTCTCCTGGGATACGTGAAACCTCCGGTGGAGATGCATACCCGCGGCGGGTTCCTCCTTAAGGTGTATTTCGAGATTGAAGGTCAAAACGCCAGGGATATCTACCTGGAGGGGGATGCCAGGGTGATCTGCTCCGGAGAGCTGAGAAGGGAGGCGTGGGATTACTGATCTCGGACGCGCCGGGATCGCCTTGCTCAGCTATCCAGCGATCAAATTCCGCCGAGAGCCGCCTGTTCTGTGGTCACCTTGACTTAACCTTACCCCATATCAGTGGAAGCTTGCCGGAAGGCTCAACGGCGGCGGGCTGAGTTGCCTGACCGATCTCGCCCTCGCTCAATACCCTATTCCAGAAACGTACCTCGTCGATAATACCCTTAAACATATCGTCGCCCCAAGCAGCAGGCCAGCCGACCCAGAGACCTATGCCGAAATGGTTTTGAACGTTGGGTATCGGCTTCGCTCCACCCTTCTCATCCACGAGCTTACCGTTGAGAAACATCCGCCTATTACCGCTTTTCACATCCCAGGTCATCGCCACGTGCGACCACTGTTCGACCGGTATTGTCACATCGCTCACCCAGTCATCACCCCATATGACCGATTTGAGTTTCAAACCCGTGAAGAGGGCCATGCCATATCCCTCGAATTGACCGAATATACAGCTTCTAGTCATATCGGTCGGGAAGACCCAGGCAGCTATCGTCGCCCCCTCCTTCGGCGTCATCTCCTGGGAGTAAGGGATATCAACTATGGAATCGACGCCGTTGAATTCCAACGCCTTGCCATACTTCTCATCCACCCACTTGGTGTTTTTAGCCGTTCCGTCATGACCGTTACCGGAGACATCCTTAACCTTGTCGCCGTTACCTTCGTCCATAGGCCAGTATCCTACCAGTCCGTTCTGTAAGTCGGACCAACAGGGCAGGGTAAAGATCAGCATCCCAGCTAAAAGCATCACACGGAAAAAGACATCCTTTCGCATCTTAAAACACCTCCTATCCGAGATTTCACGTTAAAATTTTACCTTTCCTCTAGGGGGAAGTCAAATTCAAGGGCTTTTCAACGCTTTGAAATAGCCACAAAAAGTTAATCTCTCCGTTCTCCCTGTCTCGGCGGTTTTAAATCATTGAAAACCCCTATTCGTCAGGCTTGACCTTACCTGAGGATTAGCATACACTAAGATGGGGAAACAGTCAAGAGAGGTGAGAGATGCGAGCGACCTGGGTGATCGCCATCGGTTTTTCAGGGTTCATCCTTTCCCTGCTTTTAAGCTGGCTTTACTTTGATCTCTCCTATTTCGAACCTGATACCGCCTCATATCTGTTTCAGGCGAAGCTTTTCGCCAGGGGAAAACTCTGTCTGCCCGCCCCGCCCGAATATGGTCTCTCGCCATCCCCCCACATAAACATCCTCAACGGCAAGTGGTATTCGAAATATCCGTTCGGAAACGCCTTGATGTTAACCCCAGGGGTTTTCATAAATGCCCCTTGGCTGATCCCCGCCATAATGACCGGCTTTGTGCTGTGGTTGCTTTACCTGATAGTCAGGGAGGCATATGGAGAAGGGACGGCTCTGCTGGCATCCATTTTAGGACTTATATCCCCCGCAACGCTTGGCATGGGGGCGACCTGGTTCAGTGAACCCGTAAGCAGGTTCTACCTTGCGCTTTTCCTGCTCGGCCTCTTCAGGATGGTCAGGAGTAGAAGGTGGATCTATGCCTTTCTTTCGGGCTTCGGCCTCGGATATGCCTTTAACACCCGACCCGTTCCGGCGGTGGCGTTCGGGCTCTGTGGAGCCGGATTTCTGATCTACCATCTGATTCGATCGCCGAAGAGGGCGTGGCTGATAAAGCTAATCGCTCTTTCCCTGATTCCCTTATCGTTTATGATCGGGCTTACGATGGCATGGAACCTGTATTTCACCGGCAATCCCTTTAAATTCACCCATAACGCAGCTCAGCCTTATGATAGGATGGGATTCGGCAGAAGAAGCGAGGGGTATGATCCCGACCTGGAACATGCTTTCATCTTCACGCCCAAATGGGCCTTTGAGAGGATCTGGCGACATACGATACCATGTGTGAGTTTTAACACGCTGGGATGGGGATATTACCGTCCCGATCTGTTTCGCTCGTTTTGGAGGGGGGGTGAAAGGCTTCTGGTCTTGAGGGTCATCCCGCTTGCTTTTCCGATTATCCTGATGCTGCTACCGTTCATCCATCGATCGCGGAATAGATATGATCTGTTCTTCATCTCCCTTTTTCTGATGACGCTTTTCATCTACTCTTTCTTTTATTTTGAAGGATCGACATGGGGGATCACACCGGTCAATGCCAGGTATTATGCCGAGTGTACGCTCTTGGGGATAATCCCCCTCATCGCCAGGGGAATGATCATAACATATAGAGGACTGAGATCGCTCGGCAGCAGGTCGTCGAAGCCGGTCAGGATGATCGGAGGGGTGTTGATCCTTTTTCTTCTCTGCGCTTTGACTGCCAATACGGTCTACTCTTATATCCTCTTCGCTCGTCCTTTCAGAAATTGGAGCGACGTCTATCAGAAGCTTCCGAAACTGGTTAAGGGGAAAGAGATACATAACGCCGTTATTTTCATTCCGCGCTCTAGGAGCGCTCCTTTGGGGGATTATCCGTTCGAAACACTTCAAAAGGCTGACATAGTTTATTTTAAGCTGGGGCCATCCAAGGTATGGAGGTTGACCAACAGCGATTGGAGGGAGATCTACAGGCGGTATTTCAAAGGTCGGAAAGCCTACATCTATGAGGGCGGGAAGCTGAAACGTCTTCTCATACGCAAGCGAGATGGATGTCAGAAGTGATAAGAGGAGATTGGAGCGTGGAGAATGGAGTATTCTGCCAGCTTCTCATCCTGGTTGACTGATCGGGTGGCGAATGATATAATTAATTATCGCTGTTAGCACTCTCTTAAGATGAGTGCTAATAACACCCATGGGATTAGGAGGAGAACGATGAAGATAGAACCGCTTGCCGATCGAGTTGTAGTTGAGCCCGTCGAAAAGGAGGAGGAGAAGATAGGTTCTATTATCATCCCCGATACCGCAAAAGAAAGTCCGATCGAGGGGAAGGTCGTGGCGGTCGGCCCCGGCAGGACGTTGGAAAGCGGTAAACGGCTTGAGATGGCCGTTAAGCCCGGAGACAGGGTCCTCTACAACAAGTTCGCCGGGACGGAGGTTAAAATCGAGGGGAAAGAGCTCCTTATCATGCGTGAAAGCGATATTCTGGCGATAATCGAGTGAGGAGGGATTCAGATATGGCAGCGAAGCAGTTAATATTTGACACCGAGGCGCGTAACGCCCTGAGAAGCGGCGTCGATATAATGGCCAACACCATAAAGGTTACACTTGGGCCGAGAGGCAGATATGTCATATTGGAGAAGAAGTACGGCCCCCCGGTTATAACGAATGACGGCGTTACGATCGCTAAGGAAATAGAGCTTGAGGATAAATATCAGAA
Above is a genomic segment from Candidatus Poribacteria bacterium containing:
- the groES gene encoding co-chaperone GroES; this translates as MKIEPLADRVVVEPVEKEEEKIGSIIIPDTAKESPIEGKVVAVGPGRTLESGKRLEMAVKPGDRVLYNKFAGTEVKIEGKELLIMRESDILAIIE
- a CDS encoding glycosyltransferase family 39 protein; this translates as MRATWVIAIGFSGFILSLLLSWLYFDLSYFEPDTASYLFQAKLFARGKLCLPAPPEYGLSPSPHINILNGKWYSKYPFGNALMLTPGVFINAPWLIPAIMTGFVLWLLYLIVREAYGEGTALLASILGLISPATLGMGATWFSEPVSRFYLALFLLGLFRMVRSRRWIYAFLSGFGLGYAFNTRPVPAVAFGLCGAGFLIYHLIRSPKRAWLIKLIALSLIPLSFMIGLTMAWNLYFTGNPFKFTHNAAQPYDRMGFGRRSEGYDPDLEHAFIFTPKWAFERIWRHTIPCVSFNTLGWGYYRPDLFRSFWRGGERLLVLRVIPLAFPIILMLLPFIHRSRNRYDLFFISLFLMTLFIYSFFYFEGSTWGITPVNARYYAECTLLGIIPLIARGMIITYRGLRSLGSRSSKPVRMIGGVLILFLLCALTANTVYSYILFARPFRNWSDVYQKLPKLVKGKEIHNAVIFIPRSRSAPLGDYPFETLQKADIVYFKLGPSKVWRLTNSDWREIYRRYFKGRKAYIYEGGKLKRLLIRKRDGCQK
- a CDS encoding LamG domain-containing protein, which gives rise to MRKDVFFRVMLLAGMLIFTLPCWSDLQNGLVGYWPMDEGNGDKVKDVSGNGHDGTAKNTKWVDEKYGKALEFNGVDSIVDIPYSQEMTPKEGATIAAWVFPTDMTRSCIFGQFEGYGMALFTGLKLKSVIWGDDWVSDVTIPVEQWSHVAMTWDVKSGNRRMFLNGKLVDEKGGAKPIPNVQNHFGIGLWVGWPAAWGDDMFKGIIDEVRFWNRVLSEGEIGQATQPAAVEPSGKLPLIWGKVKSR